The following coding sequences are from one Paramormyrops kingsleyae isolate MSU_618 chromosome 21, PKINGS_0.4, whole genome shotgun sequence window:
- the LOC111836641 gene encoding E3 SUMO-protein ligase PIAS4-A-like isoform X1: MFLQLCLSRGCCVKMAAELVEAMKMVKSFRVSDLQTLLTSMGRSKSGLKQDLVGRALRLVQTEYSPELLKNIRQLYESRFPKAPGWATQRRPELGVGPGLANSTTAYSTHGSPSASNVHSADYLNGLPKPSPSPASEVKLCPLPFYKTLETLMSPTELVIQNSDKLQDSSCSFELTQSQVDQIRNCRELRPGIKSIQVVLRICYTDAVGVQEDQYPPNIAVKVNQSYCHVPGYYPSNKPGVEPRRPCRPVNITPWLHLSTVTNHVTITWGNFGKRYCVALYLVRVFTAAELFNQLETCSVESADRCRERIQEKLRFDPESEIATTGLRVSLICPLVKMRLGVPCRVLTCAHLQCFDAVFFLQMNEKKPTWTCPVCDKPAPFELLAIDGLLSEILKETEDVEEIEYLADGSWRPIREEKEKERSSTPECPLLDICSPETNGHSPAHASSTSSSGKAGPANSGAGLGPSAGVGGGTVVDLTLETSSEEEDSGGRLGDSDETDDSQDSPPSKKGRYGYDKDLVTAY, translated from the exons ATGTTCCTGCAGCTTTGCCTCTCGCGGGGTTGTTGTGTGAAGATGGCGGCCGAACTAGTGGAGGCGATG AAGATGGTGAAGAGTTTTCGGGTGTCGGACCTACAGACCCTCCTGACCTCTATGGGCCGCAGTAAAAGTGGGCTGAAGCAGGACCTAGTGGGGCGTGCTCTGCGGCTAGTGCAAACCGAATACAGCCCGGAGCTGCTGAAGAACATTCGTCAACTGTATGAATCACGCTTCCCCAAGGCGCCGGGTTGGGCAACGCAGCGACGCCctgagctgggggtggggccagGGCTGGCCAACTCCACGACAGCCTACTCCACCCATGGCTCTCCGTCTGCCTCCAATGTGCACAGTGCTGACTACCTCAATGGTTTGCCTAAGCCATCACCCAGCCCAGCTTCTGAGGTCAAGCTGTGCCCTCTGCCCTTCTATAAAACCCTGGAAACGTTGATGTCCCCCACAGAGCTGG TCATACAGAACAGTGATAAGCTGCAGGATAGTTCGTGCTCCTTTGAGCTGACACAGAGTCAAGTGGACCAGATAAGGAACTGCAG AGAGCTCCGACCAGGAATCAAGTCAATCCAGGTGGTGCTCAG aatcTGTTACACAGATGCAGTAGGTGTTCAGGAGGACCAGTACCCACCTAACATAGCTGTGAAAGTGAATCAGTCGTACTGTCATGTACCA GGTTACTACCCCTCCAACAAGCCCGGCGTGGAACCCCGGCGGCCGTGTCGCCCCGTCAACATCACGCCCTGGCTACACCTGTCCACCGTCACCAACCACGTCACCATCACATGGGGCAACTTTGGAAAG AGGTACTGCGTGGCGCTGTACCTtgtgcgggttttcactgcagcagAGCTTTTCAATCAGTTGGAGACGTGCTCTGTGGAGAGTGCCGACCGGTGCCGAGAGCGCA TTCAGGAGAAACTACGCTTTGACCCAGAGAGTGAGATTGCGACTACCGGCCTGCGAGTGTCACTCATATGCCCG CTGGTGAAGATGCGACTGGGCGTGCCCTGCCGGGTGCTGACGTGCGCCCACCTGCAGTGCTTCGATGCAGTCTTCTTCCTGCAGATGAACGAAAAGAAACCCACCTGGACTTGTCCTGTGTGTGATAAACCGGCCCCGTTCGAGCTGCTCGCCATTGACGG GCTGCTGTCTGAAATTTTGAAGGAAACTGAGGATGTGGAGGAGATTGAGTACTTGGCTGACGGCTCCTGGAGGCCAATCAGAGAGGAGAAGGAGAAAGAGCGTAGTAGCACGCCAGAGTGCCCCCTATTGGATATTT GCTCTCCAGAAACGAACGGCCACTCTCCTGCACACGCGAGCAGTACCAGCTCGAGTGGGAAGGCGGGGCCTGCTAACTCTGGCGCGGGCCTGGGGCCGTCAGCGGGAGTGGGGGGTGGAACAGTGGTGGACCTTACTTTGGAGACTTCTTCTGAGGAAGAGGATTCTGGTGGCAGGTTGGGTGACAGTGATGAGACTGATGACAGCCAGGACAGTCCGCCTTCCAAAAAAGGGCGATACGGCTATGACAAAGATCTGGTCACTGCGTACTGA
- the LOC111836563 gene encoding succinate receptor 1, translating to MGMMTSNCSELPLQLEKYYLPTMYGVEFILGFLGNLTVILGYLLWMRRWRSINVYLFNLAVSDLVFLCTLPYLSYTYAWKQGNTLPNICLINRFILHINLYSSILFMVWVSLDRYLLLQNPLRQHILLKFKTAVWISAISWLLVTIQVTPLMIFILADLKLNNWTQCSDFGSLSGHEMTEHLAYSLVLTLTGFIIPLLAICFFTLGITRLLKTQEGVFSQRSVSFHRPRCVALMAFIMFLVLYSPYHLMRNVYIISQLTGLDSSTHSRIKSLYILSRPVAFAHSVINPVFYFLMGDQFKELLLNGIRSLFATHCRL from the exons ATGGGAATGATg ACCTCCAACTGCTCAGAGCTGCCTCTCCAGCTGGAAAAATACTACTTACCCACCATGTACGGGGTGGAGTTCATTCTGGGATTCCTGGGAAACCTGACCGTCATCCTGGGTTATCTGCTTTGGATGAGGAGATGGAGGAGCATTAATGTGTATCTCTTTAACCTGGCTGTGTCTGACCTGGTCTTTCTGTGCACATTACCATACCTTTCATATACATATGCATGGAAGCAAGGGAACACCCTACCAAACATCTGCCTCATCAATCGGTTCATCCTGCACATCAACCTGTACTCAAGCATCCTTTTCATGGTCTGGGTCAGCCTGGACCGGTACCTGCTGCTCCAGAATCCCCTCCGCCAGCATATCCTGCTGAAATTTAAAACAGCTGTTTGGATCTCTGCCATCTCCTGGCTCCTTGTCACAATACAGGTTACCCCACTGATGATCTTCATATTAGCTGACCTAAAGCTGAACAACTGGACCCAATGCAGTGATTTCGGCAGCTTGTCTGGGCATGAAATGACAGAGCACCTAGCCTACAGTTTGGTCCTGACCCTGACAGGCTTCATCATACCTCTGCTCGCTATCTGCTTCTTCACTCTTGGTATCACACGCCTCTTAAAGACCCAGGAAGGAGTGTTCAGCCAGCGGTCCGTCAGTTTTCATCGTCCTCGCTGCGTCGCGCTCATGGCTTTTATCATGTTCCTCGTGCTGTACTCGCCCTACCACCTGATGCGAAATGTATACATCATTTCACAGCTGACTGGGCTGGACAGTTCCACGCACAGCCGTATAAAGAGCCTGTATATCCTCAGCCGGCCTGTGGCTTTCGCCCACAGTGTCATTAACCCAGTGTTTTATTTCCTCATGGGGGACCAATTTAAGGAGCTGCTGCTGAATGGGATTCGAAGTCTGTTCGCAACCCACTGCAGGCTGTAG
- the LOC111836653 gene encoding stress-associated endoplasmic reticulum protein 1 translates to MVAKQRIRMANEKHSKNITQRGNVAKTMRNSPDDKVSVGPWLLALFIFVVCGSAIFQIIQSIRMGM, encoded by the exons ATGGTTGCAAAACAGAGAATTCGCATGGCTAACGAGAAGCACAGCAAAAACATCACTCAGAGGGGTAACGTGGCTAAGACTATG AGAAATTCCCCGGATGACAAGGTGTCGGTGGGGCCCTGGTTATTGGCGTTGTTCATCTTTGTGGTCTGCGGTTCAG CGATTTTCCAGATTATCCAGAGCATCCGGATGGGCATGTAA
- the LOC111836641 gene encoding E3 SUMO-protein ligase PIAS4-A-like isoform X2 has protein sequence MVKSFRVSDLQTLLTSMGRSKSGLKQDLVGRALRLVQTEYSPELLKNIRQLYESRFPKAPGWATQRRPELGVGPGLANSTTAYSTHGSPSASNVHSADYLNGLPKPSPSPASEVKLCPLPFYKTLETLMSPTELVIQNSDKLQDSSCSFELTQSQVDQIRNCRELRPGIKSIQVVLRICYTDAVGVQEDQYPPNIAVKVNQSYCHVPGYYPSNKPGVEPRRPCRPVNITPWLHLSTVTNHVTITWGNFGKRYCVALYLVRVFTAAELFNQLETCSVESADRCRERIQEKLRFDPESEIATTGLRVSLICPLVKMRLGVPCRVLTCAHLQCFDAVFFLQMNEKKPTWTCPVCDKPAPFELLAIDGLLSEILKETEDVEEIEYLADGSWRPIREEKEKERSSTPECPLLDICSPETNGHSPAHASSTSSSGKAGPANSGAGLGPSAGVGGGTVVDLTLETSSEEEDSGGRLGDSDETDDSQDSPPSKKGRYGYDKDLVTAY, from the exons ATGGTGAAGAGTTTTCGGGTGTCGGACCTACAGACCCTCCTGACCTCTATGGGCCGCAGTAAAAGTGGGCTGAAGCAGGACCTAGTGGGGCGTGCTCTGCGGCTAGTGCAAACCGAATACAGCCCGGAGCTGCTGAAGAACATTCGTCAACTGTATGAATCACGCTTCCCCAAGGCGCCGGGTTGGGCAACGCAGCGACGCCctgagctgggggtggggccagGGCTGGCCAACTCCACGACAGCCTACTCCACCCATGGCTCTCCGTCTGCCTCCAATGTGCACAGTGCTGACTACCTCAATGGTTTGCCTAAGCCATCACCCAGCCCAGCTTCTGAGGTCAAGCTGTGCCCTCTGCCCTTCTATAAAACCCTGGAAACGTTGATGTCCCCCACAGAGCTGG TCATACAGAACAGTGATAAGCTGCAGGATAGTTCGTGCTCCTTTGAGCTGACACAGAGTCAAGTGGACCAGATAAGGAACTGCAG AGAGCTCCGACCAGGAATCAAGTCAATCCAGGTGGTGCTCAG aatcTGTTACACAGATGCAGTAGGTGTTCAGGAGGACCAGTACCCACCTAACATAGCTGTGAAAGTGAATCAGTCGTACTGTCATGTACCA GGTTACTACCCCTCCAACAAGCCCGGCGTGGAACCCCGGCGGCCGTGTCGCCCCGTCAACATCACGCCCTGGCTACACCTGTCCACCGTCACCAACCACGTCACCATCACATGGGGCAACTTTGGAAAG AGGTACTGCGTGGCGCTGTACCTtgtgcgggttttcactgcagcagAGCTTTTCAATCAGTTGGAGACGTGCTCTGTGGAGAGTGCCGACCGGTGCCGAGAGCGCA TTCAGGAGAAACTACGCTTTGACCCAGAGAGTGAGATTGCGACTACCGGCCTGCGAGTGTCACTCATATGCCCG CTGGTGAAGATGCGACTGGGCGTGCCCTGCCGGGTGCTGACGTGCGCCCACCTGCAGTGCTTCGATGCAGTCTTCTTCCTGCAGATGAACGAAAAGAAACCCACCTGGACTTGTCCTGTGTGTGATAAACCGGCCCCGTTCGAGCTGCTCGCCATTGACGG GCTGCTGTCTGAAATTTTGAAGGAAACTGAGGATGTGGAGGAGATTGAGTACTTGGCTGACGGCTCCTGGAGGCCAATCAGAGAGGAGAAGGAGAAAGAGCGTAGTAGCACGCCAGAGTGCCCCCTATTGGATATTT GCTCTCCAGAAACGAACGGCCACTCTCCTGCACACGCGAGCAGTACCAGCTCGAGTGGGAAGGCGGGGCCTGCTAACTCTGGCGCGGGCCTGGGGCCGTCAGCGGGAGTGGGGGGTGGAACAGTGGTGGACCTTACTTTGGAGACTTCTTCTGAGGAAGAGGATTCTGGTGGCAGGTTGGGTGACAGTGATGAGACTGATGACAGCCAGGACAGTCCGCCTTCCAAAAAAGGGCGATACGGCTATGACAAAGATCTGGTCACTGCGTACTGA